One Sciurus carolinensis chromosome 10, mSciCar1.2, whole genome shotgun sequence genomic window carries:
- the Dspp gene encoding dentin sialophosphoprotein — MKIILFICIWAAAWAIPLPQIKPLERHTIEKSVNLHLLAKPKVPVQNELNANDSLHESELGRQQYTKDGYEGKGDGSKWEEVGGKSSTQSALANEEGTIEEENGVTRKPETYGHDAIHGEEDNSTANGIRGQVGIPDNAGAANESTINGNGDQNTTNEDVGDTSQNESATVVQENGPQVTGSNNSTDHDNKINGNEGNTSEVTPQKEGEGNGDKEVEVTPGNREDADLDNSDGSPSGDGADEDEDMGSGDNDGGEAGNGKEGSDNSKGQEGQSHGKGDDSSIGQNSISGEDDDSEDKEDPHNGIGGDHISNSEEDSDGIPEGNGSQGIDDTQKPNHRESKGVENGQPEHSALGKSQLKRIETKGPNSYNRTNITKEAEKINESKESKGQHGMIAGSGNVKTQGEADKIQGPGQKSEPGNKAEHSKTGSSSNSDGYDSYDFDDESMQGDDPNSSDESNGSEDANSDGNNDSSNGGDASYNSDESNENGNGSDSNGGGDDDDSDGTSDADDSDSNGDSNNESEDSDESESSEDKSESKDSGDSKSESSDSSDSSDSSDSSDSSDSSDSSDSSDSSDSSDSSDSSDSSDSSDSSDSSDSSDSSDSSDSSDSSDSSDSSDSSDSSDSSDSSDSSDSSDSSDSSDSSDSSDSSDSSDSSDSSDSSDSSDSSDSSDSSDSSDSSDSSDSSDSSDSSDSSDSSDSSDSSDSSDSSDSSDSSDSSDSSDSSDSSDSSNSSDSSDSSDSSDSSDSSDSSDSSDSSDSSDSSDSSDSSDSSDSSDSSDSSDSSDSSDSSDSSNSSDSSDSSDSSDSSDSSDSSDSSDSSDSSDSSDSSDSSDSSNSSDSSDSSDRSDSSDSSDSSDSSDSSDSSDSSDSSDSSDSSDSSDSSDSSDSSDSSDSSDSSDSSDSSDSSDSSDSSDSSDSSDSSDSSDSSDSSDSSDSSDSSDSSDSSDSSDSSDSSDSSDSSDSSDSSDSSDSSDSSDSSDSSDSSDSSDSSDSSDSDSGDSKSDSSDDSDSQSKSGKGNNGSDSDSDSEGSDSNHSTSDD, encoded by the exons atgaagataattttatttatttgcatttgggCTGCAGCATGGGCCATTCCA cTTCCTCAAATCAAACCATTGGAGAGACATACTATTGAAAAATCTGTGAATTTACATCTTCTAGCAAAACCAAAAGTGCCAGTGCAG aaTGAGTTAAATGCCAATGACTCCCTTCATGAAAGTGAGCTAGGAAGGCAACAGTACACCAAGGATGGTTACGAAGGAAAAGGGGATGGTTCTAAGTGGGAAGAAGTAGGAGGAAAGAGTTCTACACAGTCTGCTTTAGCAAATGAAGAGGGGACTATTGAGGAAGAAAATGGAGTCACAAGAAAACCAGAAACATATGGTCATGATGCGATACATGGAGAAGAAGATAACAGTACAGCAAATGGCATCAGGGGACAAGTAGGCATCCCCGACAATGCTGGGGCAGCAAATGAGAGCACTATTAATGGCAATGGTGATCAGAATACGACAAATGAGGATGTTGGAGACACAAGCCAAAATGAGAGTGCTACTGTTGTCCAAGAAAATGGACCTCAAGTAACTGGAAGCAATAATAGTACAGACcatgacaataaaataaatgggaatgAGGGTAATACAAGTGAAGTAACACCCCAGAAAGAAGGTGAGGGAAATGGGGATAAGGAGGTTGAGGTAACACCTGGCAACAGAGAAGATGCTGACCTGGATAATTCTGATGGGAGTCCTAGTGGGGATGGAGCAGATGAGGATGAAGACATGGGCTCTGGTGACAATGATGGTGGAGAAGCAGGGAATGGAAAAGAGGGCAGTGATAACAGCAAGGGCCAGGAGGGTCAGTCTCATGGAAAAGGAGATGACAGCAGCATAGGTCAGAATTCAATTAGTGGTGAAGATGATGACTCTGAAGATAAAGAAGATCCCCATAATGGCATTGGTGGAGATCACATCTCCAATAGTGAAGAAGACTCTGATGGTATTCCAGAAGGCAATGGTAGCCAAGGAATAGATGACACCCAGAAACCCAACCACAGAGAAAGCAAAGGTGTGGAAAACGGACAACCAGAACACAGTGCTCTTGGGAAGAGCCAACTTAAG AGAATAGAAACCAAAGGTCCTAATAGTTACAACAGAACCAATATTACCAAAGAAGCtgagaaaatcaatgaaagtaAAGAGAGTAAAGGACAACATGGAATGATTGCGGGCTCAGGAAATGTCAAAACACAAGGAGAGGCTGACAAAATACAAGGACCTGGCCAGAAATCAGAACCTGGAAATAAAGCTGAGCACAGTAAAACAGGTAGTAGTAGCAATAGTGATGGATATGACAGTTATGATTTTGATGATGAATCCATGCAAGGAGATGACCCCAACAGTAGTGACGAGTCTAACGGAAGTGAGGATGCTAATTCAGATGGCAACAATGACAGCAGTAATGGAGGAGATGCTTCTTATAACTCTgatgaatcaaatgaaaatggcaATGGCAGTGACTCAAATGGAGGAGGTGATGATGATGACAGTGATGGCACATCAGATGCTGATGATAGTGACAGTAACGGTGATAGTAACAACGAGAGTGAAGATAGTGATGAGTCGGAAAGCAGTGAAGATAAATCAGAGAGCAAGGACAGTGGTGACAGCAAATCAGAGAGCAGTGACAGCAGTGACAGTAGTGACAGCAGTGACAGCAGTGATAGCAGTGACAGCAGCGACAGCAGTGACAGCAGCGACAGTAGTGACAGTAGCGATAGTAGTGACAGCAGTGACAGCAGTGATAGCAGCGATAGCAGTGACAGTAGTGACAGCAGTGACAGTAGTGACAGCAGTGACAGCAGTGACAGCAGTGATAGCAGTGACAGTAGTGACAGCAGTGACAGTAGCGACAGCAGTGATAGCAGTGACAGTAGTGACAGTAGTGACAGCAGTGACAGCAGTGACAGTAGCGATAGTAGCGACAGCAGTGACAGCAGTGATAGCAGTGACAGCAGTGACAGCAGTGACAGTAGTGACAGCAGTGACAGCAGTGACAGTAGTGACAGCAGCGACAGTAGCGATAGCAGTGACAGTAGTGACAGCAGCGACAGCAGTGACAGTAGTGACAGTAGCGATAGCAGTGACAGCAGTGATAGCAGTGACAGCAGTGACAGTAGTGACAGCAGCGATAGTAGTGACAGCAGCGATAGTAGTGACAGCAGCGACAGCAGCAACAGCAGTGACAGTAGTGACAGTAGCGATAGCAGTGACAGCAGTGACAGCAGTGATAGCAGTGACAGCAGTGACAGTAGTGACAGCAGTGATAGTAGTGACAGCAGCGACAGCAGTGACAGTAGTGACAGCAGTGACAGCAGTGACAGCAGTGACAGCAGCGATAGCAGTGACAGCAGTGACAGCAGCAATAGCAGTGACAGTAGTGACAGCAGTGACAGTAGTGACAGCAGCGACAGCAGTGACAGTAGCGACAGTAGCGACAGCAGTGACAGCAGTGACAGCAGTGACAGCAGCGACAGCAGTGACAGTAGCAACAGCAGTGACAGCAGCGATAGCAGCGACAGAAGTGACAGCAGTGACAGCAGCGATAGCAGTGACAGCAGTGACAGCAGTGACAGCAGTGATAGCAGTGACAGTAGCGATAGCAGTGACAGCAGCGACAGTAGTGACAGCAGTGATAGTAGCGACAGCAGCGACAGCAGTGACAGTAGCGACAGCAGTGACAGCAGTGACAGTAGTGACAGCAGCGACAGCAGTGACAGCAGTGACAGTAGTGACAGCAGCGACAGCAGCGACAGCAGCGATAGCAGTGACAGCAGCGACAGTAGTGACAGCAGTGATAGTAGCGACAGCAGCGACAGCAGTGACAGTAGCGACAGCAGTGACAGCAGTGACAGTAGTGACAGCAGCGACAGCAGTGACAGCAGTGACAGTAGTGACAGCAGTGACAGCAGCGACAGTAGTGACAGCAGTGACAGTAGTGACAGCAGCGACAGCAGTGACAGCAGTGATAGTGACAGTGGGGACAGCAAATCTGACAGCAGTGATGACAGTGACAGCCAGAGCAAGTCTGGTAAGGGCAATAACGGAAGTGACAGTGACAGTGACAGTGAAGGCAGTGATAGTAACCACTCAACCAGTGAtgattag